The Sphingobium sp. BYY-5 genome contains a region encoding:
- a CDS encoding TetR/AcrR family transcriptional regulator — translation MTQILTPSRPGIYARGTETVDAILKAALDVLIDEGADAFTIRRIAARCDMKVGNVSYHFPRKEMLIQVLLDELVDSYGKLLDEVVRKPGLTAEERLKLVIILCLDDIGSKRTTHLFTELWALANHNAFVADRVRAFYERIHGVIGDYVAAINPALGQEDVRTVALFISATMEGATPFLGHGKPWADKMPAFTALAVQSLVTLARTATSRDIAALAPAKIPELA, via the coding sequence ATGACGCAGATACTCACCCCTTCCCGCCCCGGCATTTATGCTCGCGGCACCGAAACGGTCGACGCCATATTGAAGGCGGCGCTGGACGTGCTGATCGACGAAGGGGCGGATGCCTTCACCATCCGCCGCATCGCCGCGCGCTGCGATATGAAGGTGGGCAATGTCAGCTATCATTTTCCGCGCAAGGAAATGCTGATCCAGGTGCTTCTGGACGAGCTGGTCGACAGCTATGGCAAGCTGCTCGACGAAGTCGTGCGCAAACCCGGCCTCACCGCCGAGGAGCGGTTGAAGCTGGTCATCATCCTGTGCCTCGACGATATCGGTTCCAAGCGGACCACCCATCTCTTCACCGAGCTGTGGGCGCTGGCCAATCATAACGCATTCGTCGCCGACCGCGTCCGCGCCTTCTACGAGCGCATCCATGGCGTGATCGGCGATTATGTTGCAGCGATCAACCCGGCCCTGGGGCAGGAGGATGTGCGCACCGTCGCCCTGTTCATCAGCGCGACGATGGAAGGCGCCACGCCCTTCCTGGGTCATGGCAAACCCTGGGCCGACAAGATGCCGGCCTTTACCGCGCTCGCCGTCCAGTCGCTGGTGACGCTGGCGCGCACCGCCACATCGCGGGATATTGCGGCGCTGGCGCCGGCGAAAATTCCCGAACTCGCCTGA
- a CDS encoding amine dehydrogenase large subunit, translating to MSTARRRISIALLALLIGSASSIAQAAPADISAALEAEESDVMTIDPPKPTWFFVDGGWDMPGTSIFDGESGKMKGMVETRRLADMAIDPAGRYYYVAETIWSKGDRGTRQDMVSIYDSRTLNLLTEVPLPGRILIGSRKNNFIVSDDGKTAYVYDFSPTSGVNIIDLDKKKFVAAIELPGCASLMPNPGVGFSALCSDGSLATVAVKGAKGAITHTQPFFDATNDPIFDNFAYDRKKKKTTFLTYTGQIYTAQISAMPTVSTPFSIQAAAGIRSGETKPLELNWYPGGRQPMALHRASGQLFVLMHMGEYWSHKASGSEVWQVDVAARKVVKRFTLKEPMNNIDVSQTAKPLLYMNGEKGEVLVLDVATGEEKHKIEKAGGGIITVPEPN from the coding sequence ATGTCGACCGCCAGACGCAGGATTTCCATCGCGCTTCTCGCCCTGCTGATAGGCAGTGCTAGCAGCATCGCCCAAGCCGCGCCCGCCGACATCAGCGCCGCGCTGGAGGCGGAAGAATCCGATGTGATGACCATCGATCCACCCAAGCCGACATGGTTCTTCGTGGACGGCGGTTGGGACATGCCGGGCACCAGCATTTTCGACGGCGAAAGCGGCAAGATGAAGGGCATGGTCGAAACCCGGCGACTGGCCGACATGGCGATCGATCCCGCGGGCAGATATTATTATGTCGCGGAAACCATCTGGTCCAAGGGCGATCGCGGCACCCGGCAGGACATGGTGTCCATCTATGACAGCAGGACGCTGAACCTGCTCACCGAAGTACCGCTGCCCGGCCGCATCCTCATTGGATCGCGCAAGAATAATTTCATCGTCAGCGACGATGGCAAGACCGCCTATGTCTATGATTTCAGCCCGACATCGGGCGTGAATATCATCGACCTGGACAAGAAGAAATTCGTCGCCGCGATCGAACTGCCCGGCTGCGCCAGCCTCATGCCCAATCCGGGCGTCGGCTTTTCCGCCCTCTGCTCGGACGGATCGCTCGCCACCGTCGCAGTCAAGGGGGCGAAGGGCGCCATCACCCATACGCAGCCCTTCTTCGATGCGACCAACGATCCGATCTTCGACAATTTCGCCTATGACCGGAAGAAGAAGAAGACCACCTTCCTCACCTATACCGGCCAGATCTACACCGCTCAGATCAGCGCGATGCCGACCGTTTCCACGCCCTTCTCGATCCAGGCCGCCGCCGGCATCCGCTCCGGCGAGACGAAGCCGCTCGAACTCAACTGGTATCCCGGCGGCCGACAGCCCATGGCGCTACACCGCGCATCCGGCCAGCTTTTCGTGCTGATGCATATGGGCGAATATTGGTCGCACAAGGCGTCCGGCAGTGAAGTCTGGCAGGTCGACGTCGCCGCCAGGAAAGTGGTGAAGCGCTTCACGCTCAAGGAACCGATGAACAATATCGACGTGTCGCAGACCGCCAAGCCGCTGCTCTATATGAATGGCGAGAAGGGCGAAGTGCTGGTGCTCGACGTCGCCACCGGTGAGGAAAAGCACAAGATCGAGAAGGCCGGCGGCGGCATCATCACCGTGCCGGAGCCGAACTGA
- a CDS encoding MauE/DoxX family redox-associated membrane protein, translating to MATQALALFGLTTSIAVGLLFLIAGIAQWRHRALLPGVIANYRLLPASLVGPAATALPLLEVATGAALLLGLHPLAVLVAMALLLLFARAMAVNILRGRGHIDCGCGHGALRHPIGWPLVMRNIALAAVLALRLLPVPPFAPMDFATALAGGIAIALLCLLFQSLAALAAPSASAPMHRR from the coding sequence ATGGCCACACAGGCGCTGGCCTTGTTCGGCCTCACCACATCGATCGCCGTCGGCCTGCTCTTTTTGATCGCCGGCATCGCGCAATGGCGCCACCGCGCGCTGTTGCCGGGCGTGATCGCCAATTATCGCCTGTTGCCTGCATCCCTGGTCGGCCCGGCCGCGACGGCGCTGCCACTCCTGGAAGTCGCGACCGGGGCCGCCCTGCTGCTGGGCCTGCATCCGCTCGCGGTTCTCGTGGCGATGGCCCTGCTGCTGCTCTTCGCTCGCGCCATGGCGGTCAACATCCTGCGTGGGCGCGGCCATATTGATTGTGGCTGCGGCCATGGCGCGCTGCGTCATCCGATCGGCTGGCCACTGGTAATGCGCAACATTGCGCTCGCTGCGGTGCTTGCGCTCCGGCTCCTGCCTGTCCCACCCTTCGCACCCATGGACTTCGCCACGGCGCTGGCTGGCGGCATCGCAATCGCCCTCCTCTGCCTGCTCTTCCAGTCGCTGGCCGCGCTCGCCGCCCCATCCGCTTCCGCGCCCATGCATCGGAGATAA
- a CDS encoding methylamine utilization protein MauD, giving the protein MLTSLIISQALSWIVIIGLVVALLALARQVGVLHIRVAPAGALATSGGPAVGSATGPIATYDLDGKPIMIGGHAHGVKLRLLLFVSAQCPLCKAVIPMATSFAKAERVALTFVGDDDTDAQRTMIAQHGLEGHAFINGPEVGQAYQVAKLPFAVLLDEDGTILSKGLVNSREHLESLIVAHEMGVRTVQDYIGGLKTQAA; this is encoded by the coding sequence ATGCTGACCTCGCTGATTATCTCGCAAGCCCTCTCCTGGATCGTCATTATCGGCCTTGTCGTCGCGCTGCTGGCGCTGGCGCGGCAGGTGGGCGTGCTGCACATCCGCGTCGCGCCCGCCGGTGCCTTGGCTACCAGCGGCGGCCCGGCGGTGGGAAGCGCGACGGGACCGATCGCGACATATGATCTGGACGGCAAACCGATAATGATCGGCGGCCATGCCCATGGCGTGAAGCTGCGTCTGCTGCTCTTCGTCTCGGCTCAATGCCCGCTCTGCAAGGCGGTGATCCCGATGGCCACCAGCTTCGCCAAGGCCGAACGGGTGGCGCTGACCTTCGTCGGCGACGATGACACCGACGCACAGCGCACGATGATCGCCCAGCATGGGCTGGAAGGCCATGCCTTCATCAACGGTCCCGAAGTCGGCCAGGCTTATCAGGTCGCCAAGCTGCCCTTCGCGGTGCTGCTGGACGAGGACGGCACGATTCTTTCCAAGGGGCTGGTCAACAGCCGCGAGCATCTGGAAAGCCTGATCGTCGCGCATGAAATGGGCGTTCGCACGGTGCAGGATTATATCGGTGGGCTGAAGACGCAGGCGGCGTAA
- a CDS encoding methylamine dehydrogenase light chain, protein MKTFNADALGEKLLRKLAGGSSRRSMLTRLGAALVAAPAFPLLPVSRAEAAKPDRSPEAKTAFARTAQTKDDTKCDYWRYCAIDGALCTCCGGGIHSCPAGSEPSPVSWVGTCINPDDSKAYLIAYRDCCGKPACGQCGCDNTDRETQLYMPQLNNDIIWCFGTSSMEYHCSTAVMVGAAS, encoded by the coding sequence ATGAAGACATTCAACGCCGACGCTTTGGGGGAGAAGCTACTGCGCAAGCTGGCCGGCGGTTCTTCGCGCCGCTCGATGCTCACACGCCTGGGCGCCGCGCTGGTCGCCGCGCCCGCCTTCCCGCTGCTGCCGGTCAGTCGTGCCGAGGCCGCCAAGCCCGATCGCTCACCCGAAGCCAAGACCGCCTTCGCCCGCACCGCGCAGACGAAGGACGACACCAAATGCGACTATTGGCGCTATTGCGCGATCGATGGGGCGCTCTGCACCTGCTGCGGCGGCGGCATCCATAGCTGCCCTGCCGGGTCCGAACCTTCGCCCGTCTCCTGGGTCGGCACGTGCATCAACCCGGACGACAGCAAGGCTTATCTGATCGCCTATCGCGACTGCTGCGGCAAACCGGCCTGCGGCCAGTGCGGCTGTGACAATACCGACCGTGAAACCCAACTCTACATGCCGCAGCTCAACAATGACATAATCTGGTGCTTCGGCACCAGCAGCATGGAATATCACTGCTCCACCGCCGTGATGGTTGGGGCAGCCAGCTAA
- a CDS encoding cytochrome C yields the protein MARFLFRAALLLLGATAGLRAALPPMGLLPAAIADPEMARADYVEQCAGCHGVQGSTAPAQLPELRGRVGWFLCTPQARAYLIRLPNVAHSRIKDNQQLADMMNYVVFGLGGASTPRNAAPFTAEEVARERQHALSTTTLRAERARQVESAIRQCGAPASLRLLYPGQKG from the coding sequence ATGGCGCGTTTCCTCTTCCGGGCCGCCCTCCTTCTGCTCGGCGCAACGGCGGGCCTGCGCGCCGCCCTGCCCCCCATGGGCCTGCTCCCCGCCGCCATTGCCGATCCGGAGATGGCGCGCGCCGATTATGTGGAGCAATGCGCGGGTTGCCACGGCGTTCAGGGCAGCACGGCGCCCGCCCAATTGCCCGAACTGCGCGGCCGGGTCGGCTGGTTCCTCTGCACGCCGCAGGCCCGCGCCTATCTCATCCGCCTGCCCAATGTCGCGCACAGCCGGATCAAGGATAATCAGCAACTGGCCGACATGATGAACTATGTCGTCTTCGGCCTTGGCGGCGCCAGTACGCCCCGCAACGCCGCGCCTTTCACCGCGGAAGAAGTCGCGCGCGAGCGTCAGCACGCCCTTTCAACCACCACCCTCAGGGCCGAACGCGCCCGCCAGGTCGAAAGCGCGATCCGCCAGTGCGGCGCCCCCGCCTCGCTCCGTCTCCTCTATCCGGGCCAAAAGGGATAG
- a CDS encoding transglutaminase family protein: protein MRLAIEAKLDYDFAEPSDILLAVEAAATPDQRIIEQSHIINNAGPLTNKVGGSGIGRRTWTRTGTGQMVSTYRALVEVERSSVDLAGLRKSPLPSLPEDVLPFIWPSRYCEADRFVSFVGGHFLDLEGGALVLALERWVHDNIAYVSGSSNVGTTAADTFVAQQGVCRDFAHLTAALIRSRDIPARLVSVYALDLDPPDFHAVVEVWLDGAWHLLDATRLAPVETMVRIAVGRDATDIAFMTVFGSAGMNAQSIHVTRVE from the coding sequence ATGCGCCTCGCGATCGAAGCGAAACTGGATTATGACTTCGCCGAACCGAGCGACATTCTGCTGGCGGTCGAGGCAGCCGCCACGCCCGACCAGCGCATTATCGAGCAGTCCCATATCATCAATAATGCAGGGCCGCTCACCAACAAGGTCGGCGGCAGCGGCATCGGGCGACGCACCTGGACCCGGACCGGCACCGGACAGATGGTCAGCACCTATCGCGCCTTGGTGGAGGTGGAGCGGTCTTCCGTCGATCTGGCTGGATTGCGCAAGAGTCCCCTGCCCAGCCTGCCGGAGGATGTGTTGCCCTTCATCTGGCCCAGCCGTTATTGCGAAGCCGATCGCTTCGTCAGCTTCGTCGGCGGTCATTTCCTCGACCTGGAGGGGGGCGCATTGGTCCTGGCTCTGGAACGCTGGGTGCATGACAATATCGCTTATGTGTCGGGCAGTTCCAATGTGGGCACCACCGCCGCCGACACCTTCGTCGCGCAGCAGGGCGTCTGTCGCGATTTCGCCCATCTCACCGCCGCGCTGATCCGTTCCCGCGATATTCCGGCGCGCCTGGTGTCGGTCTATGCGCTGGACCTCGATCCGCCGGATTTCCATGCCGTGGTGGAGGTCTGGCTTGACGGCGCCTGGCATCTGCTCGACGCCACCCGCCTTGCCCCGGTCGAAACGATGGTGCGCATCGCCGTTGGCCGGGACGCCACCGATATCGCCTTCATGACCGTCTTCGGCAGCGCTGGAATGAACGCCCAGTCGATCCATGTGACGCGCGTGGAATAA
- a CDS encoding GMC family oxidoreductase N-terminal domain-containing protein — protein sequence MDRDFGAYDYIILGAGSAGCVLANRLSVDPRNRVLLLEAGGRDDWHWIKVPVGYLYCIGNPRTDWCLQTESEAGLGGRAIGYPRGRVLGGSSSINGMIYMRGQAQDYDGWRQAGNIGWGWDDVLPWFRKAEDHFGGATDAHGAGGEIRVERQRLRWELLERFREAARQYGVPHTEDFNGGDNLGSGYFEVTQRRGRRWSAADAFLRPAMGRPNLRVVTGAVIDRLLFEGRRVTGAAFLIGGEPCVARADGEVLLSAGTIGSPAILQRSGVGDGDRLAALGIAPVHSLPGVGENLQDHLQIRCAYRVTGAVTLNARAASLAGKAWMGLEYLVRRSGPLAMAPSQLGLFVKSHSRFATANLQYHVQPLSLAAFGGALDPFPAFTASVCNLRPHSRGSVWIGSADPLDAPAIRPNYLSTPEDRQVAVEAVRVTRAIVGQPALAPHAPQEFRPGPDRQDDAAILEGVGAIASSIFHPVGTAAMGQGGRAVVDLSLRVHGLDGVRVVDASVMPTIISGNTNAPVMMIAEKAAAMILNAP from the coding sequence ATGGACCGCGATTTCGGCGCATATGACTATATCATCCTGGGCGCGGGCAGCGCCGGTTGCGTCCTTGCCAACCGGCTGAGCGTCGATCCGCGCAATCGCGTGTTGCTGCTGGAGGCGGGCGGCCGCGACGACTGGCACTGGATCAAGGTGCCGGTCGGCTATCTCTATTGCATCGGCAACCCGCGCACCGACTGGTGCCTGCAAACCGAAAGCGAGGCCGGGCTGGGCGGACGGGCGATCGGCTATCCGCGCGGGCGGGTGCTGGGCGGCAGCAGTTCGATCAACGGCATGATCTATATGCGCGGTCAGGCGCAGGACTATGACGGCTGGCGGCAGGCGGGCAATATCGGCTGGGGCTGGGACGATGTGCTGCCCTGGTTCCGGAAGGCCGAGGATCATTTCGGCGGCGCGACCGATGCACATGGCGCGGGCGGCGAAATACGGGTCGAGCGACAGCGGTTGCGCTGGGAATTGCTGGAGCGCTTTCGCGAGGCGGCGCGGCAATATGGCGTGCCCCATACGGAGGATTTCAACGGCGGCGATAATCTGGGGTCGGGCTATTTCGAGGTGACGCAGCGGCGCGGCCGGCGCTGGAGCGCGGCCGACGCCTTTTTGCGCCCGGCGATGGGGCGGCCCAATCTGCGTGTCGTTACCGGGGCGGTGATCGACCGGCTGCTGTTCGAGGGGCGGCGGGTGACGGGCGCGGCCTTCCTGATCGGAGGCGAACCCTGCGTCGCGCGAGCGGATGGGGAGGTGCTGCTGAGCGCCGGGACGATCGGTTCGCCCGCCATCCTCCAACGGTCGGGCGTGGGGGATGGGGATCGACTGGCGGCGTTGGGGATCGCGCCGGTTCATTCCCTGCCCGGCGTGGGCGAAAATCTACAGGATCATTTGCAGATACGGTGCGCCTACAGGGTGACGGGGGCGGTGACGCTCAATGCCCGTGCCGCGTCCTTGGCCGGGAAGGCCTGGATGGGGCTGGAATATCTGGTGCGGCGATCGGGGCCGCTGGCGATGGCGCCCAGCCAGCTTGGCCTGTTCGTCAAATCCCATTCGCGCTTTGCGACCGCCAATCTGCAATATCATGTCCAGCCGCTCAGCCTGGCGGCGTTCGGCGGGGCGCTGGACCCGTTCCCGGCCTTTACCGCCAGCGTGTGCAACCTGCGGCCGCACAGCCGGGGCAGCGTGTGGATCGGATCGGCTGATCCGCTGGATGCGCCGGCAATCCGTCCCAACTATCTGTCGACGCCGGAGGACCGGCAGGTCGCGGTGGAAGCGGTGCGGGTGACGCGCGCGATCGTCGGTCAGCCTGCACTTGCGCCCCACGCGCCGCAGGAATTCCGGCCGGGTCCGGACCGGCAGGATGATGCCGCGATCCTGGAGGGCGTGGGCGCGATCGCCAGCAGCATCTTCCACCCGGTCGGCACCGCCGCCATGGGACAGGGCGGACGCGCCGTGGTTGACCTCAGCCTGCGCGTTCACGGGCTGGACGGGGTGCGGGTGGTCGATGCGTCGGTGATGCCCACCATCATATCGGGCAACACTAACGCCCCGGTCATGATGATCGCGGAGAAGGCGGCAGCGATGATCCTGAACGCGCCATAG
- a CDS encoding methyl-accepting chemotaxis protein — protein sequence MIAAVLPFPEPYAPVAQGPVDLHLAEGQPVIPLGRPLSEAVDCFQRDSALRLLPVVDAAGRPVGAIYERDMRRILFNPFGHALLRNPSFGGRLDEHVRPCACVERTAEVEALVDLYAAQGEGCEGLIVTDRGRFAGVLGGRLLLRLAAERDARDALARAERVERITQESTSFRGDIGRLIVDLVVMADQLAVLAGEATERAAVDGADAAAMAAAATQTADRLDGIAIGGGELGQLFAAMEAEARDAGEAIREAAARSRSGAVQSEALTQEADDIGEVVALIDTIARATSMLALNASIEAARAGEAGAGFAVVAREVQSLATQTRGAAAEIAGRIDHIRVTIGDVAAGHAHMDATMTRADRLSAAVFDTVARQSVFSRAIAESVAEAGASSDHIQAGARQISDNASARALGARTMREVAERLAEEAHRLEARAGGFIAAMHAA from the coding sequence ATGATCGCCGCTGTGCTTCCCTTTCCCGAACCATATGCGCCCGTGGCGCAAGGACCTGTCGACCTGCATCTGGCGGAGGGGCAGCCGGTCATTCCGCTCGGCCGGCCGTTGAGCGAGGCGGTCGACTGCTTTCAGCGCGATTCGGCGCTGCGGCTGCTTCCGGTGGTCGATGCAGCGGGGCGACCGGTCGGCGCCATCTATGAGCGCGACATGCGCCGCATCCTGTTCAATCCCTTCGGTCATGCGCTGTTGCGCAATCCGAGCTTCGGCGGGCGCCTGGACGAGCATGTCCGTCCCTGCGCCTGTGTCGAGCGGACCGCGGAGGTGGAAGCGCTGGTGGACCTCTATGCTGCGCAGGGCGAGGGGTGCGAGGGGCTGATCGTGACCGATCGGGGGCGCTTCGCCGGGGTGCTGGGTGGACGATTATTGTTGCGCCTGGCCGCTGAGCGCGACGCGCGCGATGCACTGGCGCGCGCCGAACGGGTGGAACGGATCACGCAGGAAAGCACGAGCTTTCGCGGCGATATCGGAAGGCTGATCGTGGACCTTGTGGTGATGGCCGACCAACTGGCCGTGCTGGCGGGCGAGGCGACCGAACGTGCGGCGGTCGATGGCGCGGATGCTGCGGCGATGGCGGCGGCGGCGACCCAGACGGCCGACCGGCTGGACGGCATCGCGATAGGCGGCGGTGAACTGGGTCAGTTGTTTGCCGCCATGGAAGCGGAAGCGCGGGATGCCGGCGAGGCGATTCGCGAGGCAGCGGCGCGCAGCCGTTCCGGCGCAGTGCAGAGCGAAGCGTTGACGCAGGAGGCGGATGATATTGGCGAGGTCGTCGCGCTGATCGACACGATTGCGCGGGCGACCAGTATGTTGGCGCTGAACGCGAGTATCGAGGCGGCGCGCGCCGGGGAGGCTGGCGCGGGCTTCGCCGTGGTTGCGCGCGAGGTCCAGTCGCTGGCGACCCAGACGCGCGGTGCGGCGGCCGAGATTGCCGGGCGGATCGATCATATCCGTGTCACCATCGGCGATGTAGCGGCAGGCCACGCCCATATGGACGCCACCATGACGCGGGCCGACCGGTTGTCGGCAGCGGTGTTCGATACTGTCGCGCGCCAGAGCGTCTTCAGCCGGGCCATCGCCGAGAGCGTAGCCGAAGCGGGTGCTTCCAGCGACCATATTCAGGCGGGCGCCCGTCAGATCAGCGACAATGCCTCTGCCCGCGCCCTGGGCGCCCGGACCATGCGCGAGGTGGCGGAACGGCTGGCGGAGGAGGCGCATCGGCTGGAGGCGCGCGCGGGCGGTTTCATCGCGGCGATGCACGCAGCCTGA
- a CDS encoding polyphosphate kinase, with amino-acid sequence MTFDLADYEKGATYKGDYDADLAALQHRLAKIQVAHILHDRRSVVLFEGWDAAGKGGIIKRMTADWDPRYYQVHPIAAPTEIERDHHFLWRFWTRLPAGRNIAIFDRSWYGRVLVERVEGYCAKKDWKRAYDEIGAFEQQQVDAGANIVKLFVHITQDVQDEQLAQRLDTPWKRWKTGAEDYRNRARRADYLDAMHAMFKKTGTKQVPWHVIDNNNRKAGRIAALTYVADRLEQAVPMDFPEADPAVVELAREAFGYRPVKSKKSS; translated from the coding sequence ATGACCTTCGACCTTGCCGACTATGAAAAGGGGGCGACATATAAGGGCGACTATGACGCCGATCTGGCCGCCCTTCAGCATCGGCTGGCCAAGATTCAGGTCGCGCATATTTTGCATGACCGGCGCAGCGTCGTTTTGTTCGAAGGATGGGATGCGGCCGGCAAGGGCGGCATCATCAAGAGGATGACCGCCGACTGGGACCCGCGCTATTATCAGGTCCATCCCATCGCCGCGCCGACCGAGATCGAGCGCGATCATCATTTCCTCTGGCGCTTCTGGACGCGCCTGCCCGCCGGGCGCAACATCGCGATCTTCGACCGTAGCTGGTATGGCCGGGTGCTGGTGGAACGGGTGGAGGGCTATTGCGCCAAGAAGGATTGGAAGCGCGCCTATGACGAGATCGGCGCCTTCGAACAGCAACAGGTCGACGCCGGGGCCAATATCGTCAAGCTGTTCGTCCACATCACGCAGGACGTGCAGGACGAGCAGCTTGCCCAGCGGCTGGACACGCCCTGGAAGCGATGGAAGACCGGGGCGGAGGATTATCGCAACCGGGCGCGGCGCGCGGACTATCTCGACGCGATGCACGCCATGTTCAAGAAGACCGGCACCAAACAGGTCCCCTGGCACGTCATCGACAATAACAACCGCAAGGCGGGACGGATTGCGGCGCTGACCTATGTCGCCGACCGGCTGGAGCAGGCTGTGCCGATGGATTTCCCGGAAGCCGATCCGGCTGTCGTGGAACTGGCGCGCGAGGCGTTTGGCTATCGTCCGGTGAAGAGTAAAAAATCCTCCTGA
- the aspS gene encoding aspartate--tRNA ligase, producing MHAYRTHTCGALTTADVGNEVRVSGWVHRKRDHGGVLFVDLRDHYGITQIVAKADSDPLRILESLRLESVVTIEGKVVARAAEAINPKMVTGEIEIVADSVTILSTAAELPLPVAGEQDYPEDIRLRYRFLDLRRETLHANIVKRTKIISDMRRRMEGAGFTEYSTPILTASSPEGARDFLVPSRIHPGKFYALPQAPQQYKQLLMVAGFDRYFQIAPCFRDEDPRADRLPGEFYQLDLEMSFVTQEDVWNTMEPVIAQVFEQFADGKPVTPAGSFPRIPHAEAMLKYGSDKPDLRNPILITDVTEHFHGSGFGIFASLVESGSVIRAIPAPGAGAGSRKFFDDMNNWARGEGYSGLGYINIKDGVPGGPIAKNHGEEATAKLIAALDLGPNDGVFFAAGKESQAAKLAGLARVRVGEQLDLIDKDRFELCWIVDFPFYEYDEDTKSIDFAHNPFSMPQGGLDALNGQDPLTINAYQYDMVCNGYEIASGSIRNQSPDLMVKAFELVGLSQQDVEERFGGLYRAFQYGAPPHGGMAAGVDRIVMLLCGAQNLREITLFPMNQRAEDLLMGAPSPAEHKQLRDLHVRVVEPQTKA from the coding sequence ATGCACGCCTATCGCACTCATACCTGCGGCGCTCTGACCACGGCCGATGTCGGCAATGAGGTCCGCGTGTCGGGCTGGGTGCATCGCAAGCGCGATCATGGTGGCGTGCTGTTCGTCGATCTTCGCGATCATTACGGTATCACGCAGATCGTGGCGAAGGCCGATAGCGATCCGCTGAGGATATTGGAGAGCCTGCGTCTCGAATCCGTGGTGACGATCGAGGGCAAGGTGGTTGCGCGCGCGGCCGAAGCCATCAATCCGAAGATGGTGACGGGCGAAATCGAGATCGTGGCTGACAGCGTGACGATCCTTTCCACCGCGGCGGAATTGCCGCTGCCGGTAGCGGGCGAGCAGGACTATCCGGAGGATATCCGCCTGCGCTATCGCTTCCTCGACCTGCGGCGCGAGACGCTGCACGCCAATATCGTGAAGCGCACCAAGATTATTTCCGACATGCGCCGCCGCATGGAAGGGGCCGGGTTCACCGAATATTCGACGCCGATCCTGACCGCTTCTTCACCCGAAGGCGCGCGCGACTTTCTGGTGCCCAGCCGCATCCACCCCGGCAAATTCTACGCCCTGCCGCAGGCGCCGCAGCAATATAAGCAGTTGCTGATGGTTGCGGGCTTCGACCGCTATTTCCAGATCGCGCCCTGCTTCCGCGACGAGGATCCGCGCGCCGACCGCCTGCCGGGCGAATTCTACCAGCTCGACCTGGAAATGAGCTTCGTCACACAGGAAGATGTGTGGAACACGATGGAGCCGGTGATCGCCCAGGTGTTCGAACAATTTGCCGACGGCAAGCCGGTAACGCCCGCAGGCAGCTTCCCCCGCATCCCCCATGCCGAGGCGATGCTGAAATATGGCAGCGACAAGCCGGACCTGCGCAACCCGATCCTCATCACCGATGTCACCGAGCATTTCCATGGATCGGGCTTCGGCATCTTCGCCTCGCTGGTGGAGAGCGGCAGCGTGATCCGCGCGATCCCGGCGCCGGGCGCAGGCGCGGGCAGCCGCAAATTCTTCGACGACATGAACAATTGGGCGCGGGGCGAGGGCTATTCGGGCCTGGGCTATATCAACATCAAGGATGGCGTGCCGGGCGGCCCGATCGCCAAGAATCATGGTGAAGAGGCGACCGCCAAGCTGATTGCGGCGCTGGACCTTGGTCCCAATGACGGCGTGTTCTTCGCGGCAGGCAAGGAATCGCAGGCCGCCAAGCTGGCGGGCCTTGCGCGCGTCCGTGTGGGCGAGCAACTCGACCTCATCGACAAGGATCGTTTCGAGCTGTGCTGGATCGTCGACTTCCCCTTCTACGAATATGATGAGGATACGAAGTCGATCGATTTCGCGCATAATCCCTTCTCCATGCCGCAGGGCGGGCTGGATGCGCTTAACGGGCAAGACCCCCTGACCATCAACGCCTATCAATATGACATGGTGTGCAACGGCTATGAGATCGCCTCCGGATCGATCCGTAACCAGTCGCCCGACCTGATGGTCAAGGCGTTCGAACTGGTGGGCCTCAGCCAGCAGGATGTGGAGGAGCGTTTTGGCGGCCTTTATCGTGCCTTCCAATATGGCGCGCCGCCGCACGGTGGCATGGCCGCCGGCGTCGATCGCATCGTGATGCTGCTCTGCGGCGCGCAGAATCTGCGTGAAATCACGCTGTTCCCGATGAACCAGCGGGCCGAGGACCTGTTGATGGGCGCGCCCAGCCCGGCCGAGCATAAGCAGCTTCGCGACCTGCATGTGCGCGTCGTGGAGCCGCAGACCAAGGCCTGA